A window of Drosophila sulfurigaster albostrigata strain 15112-1811.04 chromosome X, ASM2355843v2, whole genome shotgun sequence genomic DNA:
GGTTGCATACGTTAAATATGACATTTTACAGGCCACGGTTGAGCTGTCTGGCTATCAACATGGTCACACTTCATGCGGTGGGTTgccattttgaaaattttgcttGTAAAATGGCGCCACATTTCAAAcgagcttttgtttttatcgatGTTTTTCTTATAAACTAATTTGAACATTGACTAATTGTAGCAATTTGCTATTTAAATAGATAATATACTGACTGCAACCACAAACTGGCATTTGAAGAAATTACATtcgaaatgaaatacaaattgagtgtaaattatgtttaataagGCTTGGcatgttgtgttgtgtatgtacatttgtGTAAATAATAGCTTAATACAATTCTCACTAATAATGCTAACATATTGCATTGGCATTTTCAGTTCCCAGCGCTACGCATAATTCGCCGAACGCAACTCATTCCACACATGCTCCATTTCGACGGGATCCCCAAAACCATGCGAGGCAATCACATTGCTAAAGCTCTCGGGTCCATCGTAGGGCATCTTGTGGAACAGAAATCGCTCACAATGATGCACAGGTATATGCGCCGTGTACGCCACAATGCCGAGATATATATCATCGAAGCGAAACAAGGGAATTGTGCGTCCCACCTCATACATCTTGAGCAGCGCATCGCGCGATAAAATGAAGGCGCCGGCGGTGACATATGGAGGCCAGCGATCAAATGGATATTCCTCCAGGGACACATACCATTTGCTGAACTTGTGACGCAGTGGCGTGCTCTCAAACACAAAGCCTGCAAAGAGCTCTTTGTTGTGATGCGACTGGCGGCCTTTGCCCAGGAAGCGAAGCACATTCTTGATGGACACATAGTAATCATCGTCGACAAACAGATAGAAATCGCTGTTGTTGAAATGCTCGCTGGCCCAGCGCAGTCCCATCATCGTTTTGATCGTATTATTGAAGTATGCATCGCGGAAATTGGCGCGCAAAATGTCGCCATAATGTTTGGACTCTGCTTCAGCGGCATCGTGAGCCGCATCCGACTCGTCAGTGACGCCGAGCAGAAAGACTCGTTTGATGTGGACATCGGAGAAGCGCGATTCGTAGCCCCAGGTCTTGCGTATGGCATGACGACGCTGTAAATTGCCCACAGCGCTCTTCACCAATATCGTCAGTCGGGGCGGTTCCGCAATATTACGGTTATCCGTGAACGATGGCAACTGCAAATACTCGTATTCGATGGGTGCGCTCTCATTGTGCAGGGGGTAGTAGTAGTGCCTGTCAAAGTCCAGTTCGCAGAGGTGCGTCAGCAGGCCGAGCAGGTCGACCAGTATGATAAACGGTATGACGAGCGCACATTTTACCAGCaatttgtaatgtttttttAACATTGCGCGATGTTCGGTGTTGGCGGTGACACTGCCAACGATAAGTTATTAGCACCTGTAGTCGATAACACCCTTTGAGCTTATCGTTTGCTTTCCTATCATTGCTGTGCAGTGTTGCACAAGCGAATTTGGctaaatgaataaatgttaaaaaagtGGTGAACATAATTCAAATGAGCTTGGTAACATTTTGTTAATGTTAAGGCATTTTAAAAGCACATGAAATTGAGATAAATCACGATCAATTGCAATATTATCGGATTGCCACCACACTTTCCGTTGACTAGTATCGATACCCAAATAGCCAATTTAAAAACGCTTATCAAAGTAAAacgtaaatattaataaatcgAATGCACTTGATAAATTTAAAGAGTGCAGTTGCTATAGAGCTGCAAGTATAAATATTACTATTAACAGCAGTCGATGCCATAAAACATCAGGTACCGTTACAGTTATCGATGCTGCGCGGTGTTGTAAAATATTGGCGCAAGCTCAGTTTTTATGAAGTGAAAAGTGCGGGTAAATCGAGTGCGcgagttttatttaaaatgtgtgaATAAAAGTGAAGTTCGTGTAATAAAAGTGAgtgttataaatatataagcaGCCGAAGCAGCAAACGAAGCAGGCGAATGGAGATTCAAAAACGTAAGTGCATGccaatttgatttttcatatttcatattttgctgCGTGCGCGCAAAAATGAGAGCGCAAATATGAGGGGTGACTGCCTTAGTTATAAGAAGAAGAGTGAGCATTGACATAAACACAACGATACGAAATAAAACactaatttcaaaaatgtcgGACGAGACGAAGACTGAAACTGTTGCAACTGCGgcggcaactgttgcaagTGGCTCAAAGCTAACAAATGCACAGAAAGCGCGCATCGAACGCAATCAAGCAAAGGCGCAAAAGTTGCGCGAGGCAAAGCTCGTCTCGCATCCTTACAAGAATATTACCAAGTAAGTGTGGCAAATGGAATTGAGCGGCATTTGTAgctaaatgtgtgtgtatatagtaCAGGAATTAGCGGCGAGGAACAAATAGGCCAGGCCAATGCCATTATCAAAGTGCAGGGCACCAAATACATTGACAGCGGCGGCGGTTTTCTATTGGAGCAGCCAGTGCTGCCAATAACTGGCAAAAATGCTAACGGGGATACAGCTGAAGCGACGGCCGCCATCTTAGATGATGCCATTGCCATACCGGTGGTCTATGAAGAGTGCTTGGAGTGCGGCGATCAATATGCCGACTCGTATTTGTTTAACAACTTCGGGCATTCGGTGTGTGACAAGTGTCGCGACACCGAGGAACGACATTCGTTGATCACACGCACCGAGGCAAAGGCGGAATATCTGCTCAAAGATTGTGACTTTGATAAACGAGAGCCGAAATTGCGCTACATTAGTCGCAAGAATCCGCACAATGTGCGCTGGGGCGAAATGAagctgtatctgcatctgcaggTGCTCAAGCGTGCCATGGAGGTGTGGGGCAGCGAGGAGGAGCTAACGCGTCAGCACGAGTTGCGCGAGGATAAACGCGAGGTGGGCAAGGCAcgtaaatacaacaaaaagatGAAAGAGTTGCGCATGGAGGTGCGTAGCAGTCTCTTTACGAAGAAAACCAGCGTTGTGCATCAGCACGAGTTTGGAGAGGACACCTACAACGAAGAAGAGGACAACTATACGCACTCGTGTCTCAGTTGTCCGTACACCGAGACCTACGAGAAGATGTAAAGCGTCAGTTTagttatgattttttttttttttgtttgctgttcaGTGAAAAGCACTTGCATTGTCCATGTTCACATGTCTCAAATAGTATTATCAGCAttagttataaaaataaacatcatTGCGTGTACTTTGCTGCGGGTTTTAAATTTAGCGCGCATTAGTCGAACAACTGTTCGAGAATTTAGCGAACAGCTGTTTTTACATGCAGGGCGCGCGCATCAGCTGATGTTTTGAACGCATCGCGACTATCGATTTACATAATACGCCATTTGCCATTCGCAACGAAGGGCAGGAAAAAAAATGCTATCGTGCGACGCCAAGTCGAAAGACCATCACCAAGAACAGCACCAgtagaaacagcagcagcagcagcagcgatagcaacaacagcaatagcaacagcagctgaagctgaggcaaagcagcaacagcaacaatatatGATAAACAACTTGGTgggagcaagagcaacagtAAATCTGGACAACAAGATGGAGGAACCATCGGACGATGAGAACTTCGAGCCGACGCCAAAGAAGATCAAACGGGACTGGCTCAATAGCTATTGCTATTCGAACAAGGTCATGGGCATGATGAAGAAAATGGGTTACGAGGACGACAAAGGTCTCGGCAAGAGCAATCAGGGTCGCCTCGAGCCCGTCATCGCTGTCCAACAGGATGGTCGCCGTGGTTTCGGCCTCAAACTGGACACCGTCCATTGGTCCGCTGGCCAATGGGATCCTAGCTGCGAGGAACTGAAGATTGTGGAGCCTGTGATCTGGCTAAACGGTCAGGTGGATGACAACTGCAGCGCCTATACGCTGGATCAGCTAATGGAGCATCTGGTGTTGGGGGATCGCAAACTAACGCTGGACGATGAGACGCAGTATTGCGATCCGGAGATATTGCAGCACATACTCAACGCCAAGACGGTGTTTGATAATCTTAACGACACGGAAATGCGCAGAGCGCGCTCACGTTGCAATCCCTTCGAGACGATACGCAGCTCCATATTTCTCAATCGAGCCGCGGTGAAGATGGCCAACATTGATGCCATGTGCGAGAACATGTTTACGGATCCACGAGATGCACAAGGACAATCGCTGTTGGGACCCAACGAGCTCCTCTACTTTGCGGACATGTGTGCAGGTTTGCGCCAGCAACATTACTCCCCATTCCCTCACTTCTTCTAATCCTTTCCCATTGCTAACACAGGTCCTGGCGGCTTCTCGGAGTACGTACTGTATCGCAAATCGTGGGAGGCCAAAGGTTTTGGTTTTACGCTGCGCGGTGCCAACGATTTCAAGCTGGATAAATTCTTTGCCGCCTCACCGGAGTCCTTCGATGCGTTCTACGGCGACAAGGACGATGGCAACATCTTCGATGCAAGCAATCAGGATTCGCTCAACGCCTACATACGCAAACACACGCCCGAGGGCGTCCACTTTGCCATGGCCGATGGCGGGTTCTCGGTGGAGGGACAGGAGAACATACAGGAGATACTCTCCAAGCAGTTGTATCTGTGTCAGTTTGTCACCGCACTGAAGATACTTCGGATCAACGGGAGCTTTGTGTGCAAACTGTTCGATCTGTTCACGCCATTCAGCGTGGGCCTGGTCTATCTGATGTACAAGTGCTTTCAGCAAATCGCCATTATCAAACCAAATAGCAGTCGACCCGCTAATTCGGAGCGTTACATTGTCTGCAAGCACAAGCTGCCCGAGACCGAGGCGATCATCGAGTACATGGATGCGATCAATAAGCTGCTCAACGAGCAGTCGCAAGCGGCAGCCGAGGCGAGCGAACAGACGCCTCAGGATGTGCTGGAGATCTTCAATCGGGAGCAAATGCAACAGGATGAACAGTTCATCAACTATATGATCGAGTCGAACAACAGCATTGGGAATGCGCAGATCGTGGGACTGCGCAAGATCGCTGCGTTTGCGCATAACATGGAACTGAAGGAGTCGCGACAGTCCGAGGTTCGTCAGGATTGCCTCAAGGCGTGGGGTCTCCCGGACAAATTGCGTCAAGCGCCTGAGGTGAAGACCACCGATCGCCTGCTTGAGGAATTGCTGCGGGATTGGTCAAAGAACCGCGACTGGTTGAATAATGCGCCGCACGAGTTGAACAGCGCAATGGCGTTGCATAGCAGCATTTTGAATGTCGACGATTGGCATTTTATGCCCATCGGACGCGGCGAGACAAACATCAATGGATGCACCATCTTTCTGTGCAAGTCGCGGGGCAATTTGCTGCGTTACACCGAGCATCGGAAGTGGGAGCTCGTCGAGACGAATTTCAATGTGCAACCACGATCGATCTTCTTTGGCGAGATCATGTTCGAGTTCAGCGGCCAAGGACGCACCTCACAGTGCGTCTCGGCGCTGCACATCATGGACGCCATTTGCCTCGGTGGCGTGGATATCCGACGACGTCCGTTCCTCGAGCGGGTGAGCATGTGTGCCAAGTATGCGAGCAGTTTGAACAAGCCGCATAAAAAGGATCGCACCTGTGGCGCAATTCGAGCGCGTCCTATTTACAGGCTGCGGGACATGGGACGTTTCTTCAACGAGATGCGTCAGTATGTGCTCAAGGATAATTCACAGCGCTTCGGCTATGTCCTCGATGATCAGAAGTTCTTTGTCCCCGGGGGCATTATTCTCTTCTGTGAGCTAACCATGAATTTTGTCACCGCTTTTTCGCGCTCACGCCAGCAAATCTATTACTATAATACCAATACGAAAGAGTCGCTCTTCAAGGAGCAAATCGAACCGCGGAAATTCAACGAAGTCTTCTCCTCGTTCCGACATTGCTATTCGCGCCGTTTGCTCTGGAAGTGGACGAGCACGCTGCAGGTGGATGAACAGGCGAGTGAGGAGAATGCCACGATATTGTATCGCAGTCACTTTGAGCACTTTATACGCCGCAAACTGACGAACTAAGAATCAAGTGTGTGAAGTGTGAAGACAACAAATTGGAAATGAGGAATTGGGCTGCAGAGAAGATCATCATCAAGCTTGAAAGAACTCTCCTCTATCCGACCATATAaatacatctatatatatatatatataagttatataatacatattttaagcgAAAATTTAGAAATGTTAAGCTCATTCtactattttgtttgtttctccttttatattgtttttttttctcttctatctttctttcttaatttcatttcgttgcCTGATTATTGCGTCGATTCGCATTGGCATTGGAAATGAATAATAACGATTACACCATAACGTTGTATATTTTCCCCCCAAAAATTCATTGCCTATGTATTTTAcgataacaaagaaaaactgAATGACCCCAAACTATATAAATCTTTTAATGTCATGTTTTGTCGATTCTTGCTATCCTTGTTGGTTAGGAACGCAATTTGTGGAATGTTTTAGGATTGTATTAAgtgaatattattaatttgtctGTCCGCTTTGGATTGATGTGAAAGTATTAATCAATTCACAATTAGAATATGTATAAAGtccccatttaaaatatgtatatgaatgtatTGTATTGATTTCGAGACTTCACAAACGAAGCTAAAGTGTGGCAAAttctttcatttcatataaACAACTAGTTATCAGAATTATAAATGTATAGTAATATTGTGGATACGTTGTAGATGTGCTAGAACCCATATAGCAGAAAGATCTGTTCTGTTCTTATCAAGTTCAAGATCTGTTAACTTGATAACAGTGTAGAAACTTCCGCTGTAGCTTTGATAATTCGGGGAGTCCCCATTTTGCAGTCTGCAGCATTGAAACTTCTGATGAACACGTGTTCTAATACTCCAcacttttgtttactttaatcATTTGCTATACCCGCTACGaaaagggtagaagggtattataactttgtgactcCACGCAGAAGAAAACATCTCGGACTCTATAAAGTCTATATATTTAATCTTGATTAGCGTCAACCCAAGAAGATATAGTCATGGCCGTCTGTCCGTGTGTTTTAATACCTCGATCACAGAGACCATAAGAAATATGTAGATCTATacatcaatttggtatatttagaatgtaattcttcatcgatataccaaatacggCATACTATAGTATTGCTTGTGGTACATTTTACGTTttccttttattcaaaatgtagtactataccgatataccaaatatggtatactttagtatttcttGTGGTACATTTTACGTTttccttttattcaaaatgtagtactataccgatatacataccaaatatggcatagtttagtattttggcGGTATATtaatccggtatattttaagtatattatcGCACTGGTTTGCTCTTATTCAATATGTGTAGCGATTAActctatcaatataccaaattttaccattagtatattttagtaaatttgcTTCTttcgggtatctcaaagtcgagcactcttgtttgcttttgtgctTGACCAAATCGAACGCTTATTGAAATAGGATGCAGCAACAGTCGGTCTCTTTCTTTCTCAAGAACTGTTTTTGCATCGACTGCAGATTTACAACGCTTGCAGAAGGTTGTCAGCAGTTTGCTAATCAGAGTTGTTACACTATAAAAactacatatattataatctATTGATTGGCATTTATAGCGTAGCTAATGGTACCATAAAATAAGTATTAGACAGCAATTTCTTtccactttttattttcaacaaatgcCAGTCTAGTTTCTTATGGGTTACTTCAGTAGTTTGAGGTTCTTCACATATTTGTGGACCGCTTCCTTCACATAGGGTTTGATGGCCAGACAAGTGGGTGTATTTTCTGGCTGTTCGATCCAGAGTTTATGCTTGATCTCGTTCTCCTTGAGCTTCTCGCTCAGTTTAACCAGCGCCGCCTCATCCTTGGCCTCCAGCACCACCTTGTGCATGTTGTCCAGATCCTTGAGATACGCCTGCGTCTCCTCGTCCTCCACGTGCAAACTCATCACCGCTGCCGTCGCATGGCAACATTGTGCTATCACAGCGCCCAGCGGCCAGTTGAGCGTGTTTCGCAGATCGCTGCGCACAACAATATATTGCACAATGTTGCTCATTCTCTCTCCTTgttctcctcctcttccttcGTTTGAAATACCGCTAATCGGTGCAAACAATTGCAGGCAGTGAAAGCGTCGCCGCTCAGCTGTGTGCTTGAAACGACAAACAGCTGTTCGATAGCCGGCATTAGGGTGACCAGACGCTGTCAAGCGATGGTCAGTctgcaaattatttgttatcgATTGCGCGCGCTgcgttgaaatatttaaaaatatatttttatcaatgtTGTAATTATATTAAGAATTTGCTTAGTATACAGTTtgtatttcgattttttatttataacgttttaatttattgccaaAGAGTGCAAAACATTACGAAACGCGTTTTTGATTTTGGAAAATGTATTTCACCAATGTTGTAATCATGTTATTTATGTGCTTAGTATACAGTTTGTATTTAgctatggtgtattttgaatgtaatagcatattgatataccaaatatagccttcagtatattttagtgcactaatttggtatattttaacatcaaCAAcgcattgctttgcttttattcaaaacggaatattgatatatatcaaattagtatattaatttaccaaatatagccttcagtatatttaagtatattaaatcggtatattttaatagaattttataTGACAAAAAAGGCTGCTTGgtttagtattttgtgtattCTAAGCTG
This region includes:
- the LOC133847687 gene encoding beta-1,3-galactosyltransferase brn, producing the protein MLKKHYKLLVKCALVIPFIILVDLLGLLTHLCELDFDRHYYYPLHNESAPIEYEYLQLPSFTDNRNIAEPPRLTILVKSAVGNLQRRHAIRKTWGYESRFSDVHIKRVFLLGVTDESDAAHDAAEAESKHYGDILRANFRDAYFNNTIKTMMGLRWASEHFNNSDFYLFVDDDYYVSIKNVLRFLGKGRQSHHNKELFAGFVFESTPLRHKFSKWYVSLEEYPFDRWPPYVTAGAFILSRDALLKMYEVGRTIPLFRFDDIYLGIVAYTAHIPVHHCERFLFHKMPYDGPESFSNVIASHGFGDPVEMEHVWNELRSANYA
- the LOC133849057 gene encoding DNA repair protein complementing XP-A cells homolog, producing MSDETKTETVATAAATVASGSKLTNAQKARIERNQAKAQKLREAKLVSHPYKNITNTGISGEEQIGQANAIIKVQGTKYIDSGGGFLLEQPVLPITGKNANGDTAEATAAILDDAIAIPVVYEECLECGDQYADSYLFNNFGHSVCDKCRDTEERHSLITRTEAKAEYLLKDCDFDKREPKLRYISRKNPHNVRWGEMKLYLHLQVLKRAMEVWGSEEELTRQHELREDKREVGKARKYNKKMKELRMEVRSSLFTKKTSVVHQHEFGEDTYNEEEDNYTHSCLSCPYTETYEKM
- the LOC133849048 gene encoding cap-specific mRNA (nucleoside-2'-O-)-methyltransferase 1; this encodes MINNLVGARATVNLDNKMEEPSDDENFEPTPKKIKRDWLNSYCYSNKVMGMMKKMGYEDDKGLGKSNQGRLEPVIAVQQDGRRGFGLKLDTVHWSAGQWDPSCEELKIVEPVIWLNGQVDDNCSAYTLDQLMEHLVLGDRKLTLDDETQYCDPEILQHILNAKTVFDNLNDTEMRRARSRCNPFETIRSSIFLNRAAVKMANIDAMCENMFTDPRDAQGQSLLGPNELLYFADMCAGPGGFSEYVLYRKSWEAKGFGFTLRGANDFKLDKFFAASPESFDAFYGDKDDGNIFDASNQDSLNAYIRKHTPEGVHFAMADGGFSVEGQENIQEILSKQLYLCQFVTALKILRINGSFVCKLFDLFTPFSVGLVYLMYKCFQQIAIIKPNSSRPANSERYIVCKHKLPETEAIIEYMDAINKLLNEQSQAAAEASEQTPQDVLEIFNREQMQQDEQFINYMIESNNSIGNAQIVGLRKIAAFAHNMELKESRQSEVRQDCLKAWGLPDKLRQAPEVKTTDRLLEELLRDWSKNRDWLNNAPHELNSAMALHSSILNVDDWHFMPIGRGETNINGCTIFLCKSRGNLLRYTEHRKWELVETNFNVQPRSIFFGEIMFEFSGQGRTSQCVSALHIMDAICLGGVDIRRRPFLERVSMCAKYASSLNKPHKKDRTCGAIRARPIYRLRDMGRFFNEMRQYVLKDNSQRFGYVLDDQKFFVPGGIILFCELTMNFVTAFSRSRQQIYYYNTNTKESLFKEQIEPRKFNEVFSSFRHCYSRRLLWKWTSTLQVDEQASEENATILYRSHFEHFIRRKLTN
- the LOC133849060 gene encoding putative peptidyl-tRNA hydrolase PTRHD1, which codes for MSNIVQYIVVRSDLRNTLNWPLGAVIAQCCHATAAVMSLHVEDEETQAYLKDLDNMHKVVLEAKDEAALVKLSEKLKENEIKHKLWIEQPENTPTCLAIKPYVKEAVHKYVKNLKLLK